The following DNA comes from Blastocatellia bacterium.
CTTGATTCAGCGCGATTACAGCGGGCGCTCGTTTTACGATTACTACCTGAAGCGCGGCGACAAAGAAGCCGTGCAGCACACCGAAGAGAAGAAGACCGACACCGGGCGCACGGTTTACGGCGGCGGCGGCATCGATCCCGACATCAAAGTGAAGATTTCGGCGCACGAGACCGAGATGATCCGCGTCTGGATCGAGCCGGCTTTCCAGTTCACCCGCGAGCTGGTCGCCGGTCAGGTCGCCGGCCTGTCAGAGTTCAAGATTGATCGCTCGAACGATCACCACCACCGTTTGGCGGCCAGCGAGTTTACGGTCAACGATCAGGTGATTGCGGCCTTCAAGAAGTACCTGGCCGCGCACCCTGAGCTGAAGGCCGACGTGGCGCGCGTTGACAAAGACGCCGACTGGCTGAAGCGCCGGATTCGTTACGAAGTGGTGACGGCGGCTTATGGCGAAGAGATCGCCCGCCAGGTCTTGAACGAAGGCGACGCGCAATGGCTGCGCGCCGTCCAGGAGGTCCCCAGGGCCAAGGCGGCGGCGGAAGACTATCGCCGCGCCCGGCTGGCTTCGTCGCGCTAGACAGCGCGGCCATCTCAAAACACCGAGCCCGGTCGAAGCAAACGCTTCGACCGGGCTCGGTGTTTTGTCTGGTGATCGTTTCATGCCGCCGGCAGCCTGCCGATTGCAATCAGCTTTGCCATGACGACATCCTGAAGCCGGGCGCGGTATCTGAGGCCGGTCGAGCCGCTCGCCAGCATCGCTTCGCGCATCGGTCCGAGCACCTCGGCCACAGTGGCAAAGCGCGCCTCAACAATTTCATGCGTGTCAATCGGCGCAAGCAAACCGCCTGTCACCTGAGCGCTGAAGACGTGCGACACCCAATCAATCTCGTCGCCCGCGCGGGTGAACTTGACGCGGGCGCGAACCAGGTAACGCTCAAGCTCAACGCGAAGGCCGGTCTCTTCATAGGCTTCGCGCAACGCTCCGACCTCGAACGCTTCGCCGGGAGCGACCCCGCCCGAAGGCGCGCGGTAGACGTCGGGCGGGTAAAACGGTTTCTTGATGACGACGACCTGTTCGCCTTCGATGATGAACAGAGTTACGTCGTGAGCGCGGTCGTGCTTCTGGCTGCGGCGCACGACATCGAATTCGCGCGGCGACATCTCAAACTGCCACCGCACTTCGTCCGGCGCGCCATAACGCGCTTCAAGCGCCGCGATGATCTCAGCGGTGATGTACATACTTAGGGGCTAGGGGCTAGGGGCCGTAGGCAGGCGATCTCTAAGCTCCGTTAGGAGCGTGATGTTTATAGTTACCGATGTGCTTAAACACTCAAGCCCCGTAGGGGCGCAATGTCATACGGGGCTTCGTCATTTTTAGCGGCTGTAACTATAAACATTGCGTCCCTACGGGACTGAGAAGAAAAGGGCGCGGCTGGTCACGCCGACCTACTGTGTAACTATAAACATTGCGTCCCTACGGGACTATGAACTGTCTACTGCCTCCTGTCTCCTGCTTCCTGCCTCCTATTTTCCTTTCGGGTGTTTGTCGAAGAAGTCCAGCACTGCGGCGAACGATGCGCCGATGATGGTCAGGTGATCGCTGTCGGGAACTTCAAGAT
Coding sequences within:
- a CDS encoding NUDIX hydrolase, which encodes MYITAEIIAALEARYGAPDEVRWQFEMSPREFDVVRRSQKHDRAHDVTLFIIEGEQVVVIKKPFYPPDVYRAPSGGVAPGEAFEVGALREAYEETGLRVELERYLVRARVKFTRAGDEIDWVSHVFSAQVTGGLLAPIDTHEIVEARFATVAEVLGPMREAMLASGSTGLRYRARLQDVVMAKLIAIGRLPAA